In a genomic window of Thermoproteus tenax Kra 1:
- a CDS encoding polysaccharide deacetylase family protein: MRYAVLTFDDGYIEHYEIAKMLYKMDIVATFFIITGLTQYRGRRLLTTRPELIREMADMGHEIGSHTVSHRDLTELSIEEVEREVSESKRKLEEVAKREVGGIAYPYGSFNDVVVEVVKRYYAYGRTMGRVNRWNDAINPYAIGSMGIRHLPKVPLKLKRARMVVLAMHQEKPPVVKTAVFFLRALGLRFTTLEKALRGAWSAE, encoded by the coding sequence GTGAGATACGCCGTATTGACGTTCGACGACGGTTATATCGAACACTACGAGATAGCTAAGATGCTTTATAAGATGGACATCGTTGCGACCTTCTTCATAATTACGGGGCTTACTCAGTACAGGGGGAGGAGGCTGTTGACGACGAGGCCTGAGCTCATCAGAGAGATGGCAGATATGGGGCACGAGATCGGGTCGCACACAGTGAGCCATAGAGACTTGACGGAGCTGTCCATCGAGGAGGTCGAACGAGAGGTCTCCGAGTCGAAGCGGAAGCTCGAAGAGGTGGCCAAGCGCGAGGTCGGCGGAATCGCATACCCGTACGGCTCGTTCAACGACGTCGTAGTCGAGGTGGTCAAAAGGTATTATGCCTACGGCAGAACTATGGGCAGAGTGAACAGATGGAACGACGCGATTAACCCATATGCGATAGGCAGCATGGGCATCAGACACCTGCCCAAGGTTCCGCTAAAACTAAAAAGAGCAAGGATGGTGGTGTTGGCCATGCATCAGGAAAAACCTCCGGTAGTCAAGACGGCGGTATTTTTCTTAAGGGCGCTCGGGCTGAGGTTTACAACGCTGGAGAAGGCGCTAAGGGGGGCGTGGAGCGCAGAGTGA
- a CDS encoding glycosyltransferase family 4 protein — protein sequence MKILLLAFDFGLYGGVGTFNYELATELARRGVEVTVIIRGDKDSSVKYGRLEINTFRSPSIPPKDVTFFMLNANKITSLVKRNGFDVIHDSTGALALLPHLSGHASTVATIHGCPSLGVLRSVYGSLRDWIWLRLFDITHRLPGALASLIAKPRVDKLVFVSKSCLADALVHTPPEDRDKLKSKTTVIYNGLSVRKIRRQVGEVKGDSPDIVFVSRLMEYKGGARLIRAFRHVAKEIKDAKLHIVGSGPEEPVLKELAAKFELNNRVVFHGWLKRVDALKIMARSRLLTHPSLYESFGYVIAEAYALGKPVVAHRAPYSIELVEGFGSGLAVNTFNEREYAEALTTLLTDDGLYKRFSQRALAAAEEHFDIGKTAEGYIKVYKEAAGV from the coding sequence ATGAAAATATTATTACTAGCCTTTGACTTTGGATTATATGGCGGCGTCGGCACCTTTAATTATGAGCTAGCCACAGAACTCGCTCGACGTGGTGTTGAGGTTACGGTTATCATTAGAGGCGATAAGGATAGTAGCGTTAAGTACGGCAGACTTGAGATTAATACATTCAGGAGTCCGTCGATTCCTCCTAAGGATGTTACGTTCTTCATGCTCAATGCAAACAAGATAACGAGCCTTGTCAAGAGGAATGGTTTCGATGTAATCCATGACTCAACCGGGGCACTCGCCTTACTGCCTCACTTAAGCGGACACGCCTCTACTGTGGCTACTATACACGGTTGCCCATCCTTGGGAGTCCTAAGGAGCGTCTATGGCTCCCTCAGAGACTGGATTTGGCTTAGGCTCTTCGACATCACACATAGGCTCCCCGGCGCTCTTGCATCGTTGATCGCCAAGCCTAGGGTCGACAAGCTGGTCTTCGTATCCAAGAGTTGCCTAGCCGATGCGCTGGTCCACACACCGCCTGAGGATAGGGATAAGCTTAAGAGTAAGACTACGGTCATCTACAACGGCTTATCTGTGAGGAAGATACGCAGACAGGTTGGCGAGGTCAAGGGAGACTCTCCGGATATTGTTTTCGTTAGCAGGTTGATGGAGTATAAGGGCGGCGCCAGACTCATTAGGGCGTTTCGACACGTAGCCAAGGAGATCAAGGACGCGAAACTCCACATAGTTGGCTCCGGCCCCGAGGAGCCCGTGCTCAAGGAGCTGGCCGCCAAGTTTGAACTAAATAATAGAGTGGTGTTCCACGGCTGGCTGAAGAGGGTCGACGCGCTTAAGATCATGGCCAGATCTAGGCTGTTAACACACCCAAGCCTTTACGAGTCCTTCGGCTATGTGATAGCCGAGGCCTACGCCTTGGGAAAGCCCGTGGTCGCCCATAGAGCGCCTTACTCCATAGAGCTCGTCGAAGGCTTTGGGTCGGGCCTAGCGGTGAACACGTTCAACGAGCGGGAATACGCAGAAGCGCTAACGACGTTGTTGACAGACGACGGCTTGTATAAAAGGTTCAGCCAGAGGGCCCTTGCGGCGGCCGAGGAGCACTTCGACATAGGCAAGACCGCCGAGGGCTACATAAAGGTCTATAAGGAGGCGGCGGGCGTGTGA